In one window of Anastrepha obliqua isolate idAnaObli1 unplaced genomic scaffold, idAnaObli1_1.0 ptg000009l, whole genome shotgun sequence DNA:
- the LOC129251193 gene encoding uncharacterized protein LOC129251193: MIDTVVSAEIPDQTIDPGLFEVVTKNLIHSPCGDINRNSPCMIDGKCSKRFPIQLIAETITGDDGYPQYRRRSTEDNGKSTVIKLQNQDVEIDNRWIVPYSPILSKMFNAQINVEYCNSVKSIKYICKYVNKGSDMAVFGVAPEDSHDEILQYQMGRYISTNEAVWRIFSFPILDRHPVVVDLAVHLENGQRVYFTAANAEQRAVEPRATTLTAYFQLCETDEFARTLLYSEVPHYFTWNASTKKFQRRKQGTSVDGYPGIFRTDALGRIYTVSPANIECFYLRLLLVNVHGPQSFQHLRAINDQMCATYREACQQLHLLEDDTHWDATLRDASISSTPNQIRMLFAIIISTCFPSNPLELWNKYKDFMAEDILIRLQHRSNDPALLLTLEMYNEALIMIEDLCHTIANKALGQLGLTQPNRPMHDLFERELQREQQFDRDELRAFVQTCTPQLNDQQKDAYDKVMQAVNSTLLDGGHTAHSALKLPLNMQAIETPTCNISRSSGMAKVLQQTSIILWDECPMAHKKSLEALSRTLQDLRQSQQLFGGALILLSGDFRQTLPAHVQRLSLTTNMRVRVQNDSLAREFSKQLLKIGDGKIASDQNGFIMLPNNFCIIVSSKQELIDRVFPNIVQNYNNHDWLRKRAILAPKNINVNEINFHIQEKLPGDSVTYKSIDTAMNNEDAVNYPVEFLNSLEPPGQPPDNLNLK, from the exons ATGATTGATACTGTCgtatcggccgaaattccagatCAAACCATCGACCCAGGATTATTCGAAGTTGTCACGAAAAATTTGATTCACAGTCCCTGTGGTGATATTAATCGAAATTCACCCTGTATGATTGATGGCAAATGTTCGAAACGTTTTCCAATACAATTGATTGCTGAAACAATTACAGGAGATGATGGATATCCACAGTATCGTCGACGATCAACTGAAGACAACGGTAAATCAACTGTAATTAAACTTCAAAATCAAGACGTTGAAATCGATAATCGGTGGATTGTTCCGTACTCACCGATACtgtcaaaaatgttcaacgctcAGATAAATGTAGAATATTGCAATTCTGTAAAATcaatcaaatatatttgcaagtatgTGAATAAGGGCAGCGATATGGCTGTTTTTGGAGTGGCTCCTGAAGATAGTCATGATGAAATTTTGCAGTATCAAATGGGGCGCTATATTAGTACGAATGAAGCTGTATGGCGCATTTTCTCGTTTCCAATTCTTGACAGACATCCGGTTGTTGTAGATTTGGCAGTTCATCTTGAAAACGGCCAACGTGTTTACTTCACTGCTGCAAATGCCGAACAAAGAGCAGTAGAGCCACGAGCAACTACACTGACAGCTTATTTCCAGTTATGTGAAACGGATGAATTTGCCAGGACTTTGCTATATTCGGAAGTGCCACACTATTTCACATGGAatgcatcaacaaaaaaatttcaacgtcGCAAACAAGGCACATCTGTTGATGGTTATCCAGGTATTTTTCGAACAGATGCTTTGGGACGCATTTATACAGTTAGTCCAGCCAATATTGAATGTTTTTACTTGCGACTTTTGTTGGTGAACGTACATGGACCGCAATCATTCCAACATTTACGAGCTATCAATGATCAAATGTGCGCCACATACCGTGAAGCATGTCAACAATTGCATTTGCTGGAAGATGATACGCATTGGGATGCTACGCTTCGTGATGCATCAATTTCATCTACACCAAATCAAATTCGTATGTTATTTGCGATCATAATATCAACATGTTTTCCATCAAATCCACTGGAATTGTGGAATAAATACAAAGATTTCATGGCGGAAGACATTTTGATTCGACTTCAACATCGTTCCAATGATCCTGCATTGCTGCTGACATTGGAAATGTATAATGAAGCCTTGATAATGATCGAAGATTTGTGCCATACTATTGCAAATAAAGCATTAGGGCAATTAGGATTGACTCAACCAAATCGTCCAATGCATGATTTATTTGAACGAGAATTGCAACGCGAACAGCAATTCGATCGTGATGAATTGCGTGCGTTCGTACAAACGTGTACTCCACAATTAAATGATCAACAAAAAGATGCATATGACAAAGTGATGCAAGCTGTCAATT CTACATTACTTGATGGCGGCCACACAGCACATTCCGCCTTGAAATTGCCATTGAACATGCAAGCAATTGAAACACCAACATGCAATATTTCAAGGAGTTCTGGAATGGCTAAAGTTTTGCAACAAACATCGATTATTTTATGGGACGAATGTCCAATGGCCCATAAAAAATCTTTGGAAGCCTTAAGTCGAACATTGCAAGATTTGAGACAGAGTCAACAGCTGTTTGGCGGTGCATTAATATTGttatctggtgattttcgtcaaacgTTGCCT GCACACGTACAAAGGCTTTCGTTGACGACCAATATGCGTGTGCGTGTTCAAAATGATTCATTAGCACGTGAGTTTTCAAAGCAATTGCTGAAGATTGGCGATGGAAAAATTGCAAGTGATCAAAATGGGTTTATCATGTTACCGaataatttttgcattattGTATCATCAAAACAAGAACTCATTGATCGCGTTTTCccaaatattgttcaaaattacaataaccATGATTGGTTACGAAAACGTGCAATTTTagcaccaaaaaatattaatgtcaatgaaatcaatttcCACATACAGGAAAAATTGCCAGGTgattcggtaacgtataaatcCATTGATACTGCTATGAATAATGAAGACGCAGTCAATTATCCggtcgaatttttaaattctttggaACCACCAGGCCAGCCACCGgataatttgaatttgaaatga